The following are from one region of the Nicotiana tomentosiformis chromosome 7, ASM39032v3, whole genome shotgun sequence genome:
- the LOC138895512 gene encoding uncharacterized protein gives MSEHQETQNVPSVTPTEPSPVKMPLIEPTLSTPTSPNPKAKSPPPSASSPTQSSTGSHRSRKTSTPKKFVATTSPSASPEKMIETDSVEEKDKQEISSLPIEEYTDKDQVVGPVHAESTMIPPSLESTGNIPSSIGFSMRLQEKEAIENMLSIAAECVVIEDGDDVSESQGEENRTLVDNRELVPVEPSSPDNTTGTPTEGHVPSTEETTLGFSLKPRSVLILLPLLTSTLSLYLWLFLK, from the coding sequence ATGTCTGAACACCAGGAAACTCAAAATGTTCCAAGTGTCACCCCCACTGAGCCTTCACCTGTTAAAATGCCGCTCATAGAACCCACACTCTCTACACCAACTAGTCCAAACCCTAAGGCAAAATCACCACCACCCTCTGCTTCCTCTCCTACCCAATCGAGTACCGGTTCTCATCGGAGTCGCAAAACTTCGACTCCTAAGAAGTTTGTGGCTACGACTTCTCCTTCTGCCTCGCCGGAAAAAATGATTGAAACGGATTCAGTCGAAGAAAAAGACAAACAAGAAATCTCCAGTCTACCAATAGAAGAATACACTGATAAAGACCAAGTTGTTGGTCCTGTCCATGCTGAATCAACAATGATACCCCCTAGTCTTGAGTCTACAGGAAACATTCCTTCTTCTATTGGGTTTTCTATGAGGTTACAAGAAAAAGAGGCCATAGAAAATATGTTGTCGATAGCTGCTGAGTGTGTTGTTATTGAGGATGGTGATGATGTCTCTGAGTCTCAGGGGGAAGAAAATAGGACTCTAGTGGACAATAGGGAACTTGTGCCTGTTGAACCATCATCACCGGACAATACTACTGGGACACCTACTGAGGGACATGTTCCCTCTACAGAGGAGACAACTCTTGGATTCTCTCTAAAACCGAGGTCAGTACTGATCTTGCTCCCTCTCCTCACTTCTACGCTGAGCCTTTATCTATGGTTGTTCCTGAAATGA
- the LOC138895513 gene encoding secreted RxLR effector protein 161-like, which produces MDEPGSPVNQTMYRGIIGSLLYLTTSKLDIVFSVGLCARFQSNPKESHLKAAKRILRYLKRTQDLVLYYPSGDNFDLVGYVDVDYAGYMVDRKSTPGMEHFRVHV; this is translated from the coding sequence atggatgaacctggttccccTGTGAATCAGACCATGTATAGAGGTATCATAGGGTCACTCCTGTATCTCACAACAAGCAAACTAGATATTGTCTTCAGTGTGGGACTTTGTGCCAGGTTTCAATctaatccaaaggaatctcatctgaaggctgccaaGAGAATCCTGAGATATCTCAAACGAACacaggacctggttctctactaccCCTCTGGAGATAACTTCGACTTAGTTGGGTATGTTGATGTTGATTATGCAGGGTATATGGTGGATAGGAAAAGCACGCCTGGAATGGAACATTTTCGGGTTCATGTCTAA